A genomic window from Micromonospora ferruginea includes:
- a CDS encoding alpha/beta hydrolase encodes MEGAHVTGFPHRPRRVRPTLAAFVAAVVLTAGCTLPAFAPRAESEGEAAPPGSAPTWRSCPEVPDELVGRGAADMRYDCARILVPRNWGAGATTGATTGPGTGETFEIALIRARSTKQRDRIGSLVVNPGGPGASGVDTAVYLSFGPAFGGLPTAITDRFDIVGFDPRGVARSSPVRCIPDADLDASFGYDPDPEGQASFDGFVDLNRRIGERCGAKYGDQLPLYGTEQAARDMDAVRAAVGDEKLSYLGYSYGTLLGATYAQLYPQRVRALVLDGAVDPRQQLIAGSESQAKGFERAFDNFARWCAANAGRCPIAPDARGAVTAAIDKANASPVRGAGGRKATAGWVFYAVISSLYTEQGWQELARAIDELQGGDPAGVFKLADAYAGREDDGHYSNLFDANLAVNCADESEKPTREQVRSLQSQWRQKYPLFGPALAVGMLGCVEWPGGRDPYPTGRATGAPPILVVGTTGDPATPYEQTAALASMLGVGRVLTWEGEGHTAYPQTRCVTAAVDAYLISLTVPREGLRCPAR; translated from the coding sequence ATGGAAGGCGCCCACGTGACAGGCTTCCCCCACCGGCCCCGCCGGGTCCGGCCCACGCTGGCCGCGTTCGTCGCGGCGGTGGTGCTCACCGCCGGCTGCACGCTGCCGGCGTTCGCCCCGCGTGCCGAGAGCGAGGGCGAGGCGGCCCCGCCGGGCAGCGCGCCCACCTGGCGGTCCTGCCCGGAGGTGCCCGACGAGCTGGTCGGCCGGGGCGCGGCCGACATGCGCTACGACTGCGCCCGGATCCTGGTGCCGCGCAACTGGGGCGCCGGGGCGACCACCGGCGCGACCACCGGGCCGGGCACCGGCGAGACGTTCGAGATCGCGCTGATCCGGGCGCGCTCCACCAAGCAGCGCGACCGGATCGGGTCGCTGGTGGTCAACCCGGGCGGCCCCGGCGCGTCCGGGGTGGACACCGCGGTCTACCTCTCCTTCGGCCCGGCGTTCGGCGGCCTGCCGACGGCGATCACCGACCGGTTCGACATCGTCGGCTTCGACCCGCGCGGGGTGGCCCGGTCCAGCCCGGTCAGGTGCATTCCCGACGCCGACCTGGACGCCAGCTTCGGCTACGACCCCGACCCGGAGGGCCAGGCGTCCTTCGACGGCTTCGTCGACCTCAACCGGCGCATCGGCGAACGGTGCGGCGCGAAGTACGGCGACCAGCTTCCGCTCTACGGCACCGAGCAGGCCGCCCGGGACATGGACGCGGTGCGCGCGGCGGTCGGCGACGAGAAGCTGAGCTATCTCGGCTACTCCTACGGCACGCTGCTGGGCGCCACCTACGCCCAGCTCTACCCGCAGCGGGTGCGGGCGCTGGTGCTCGACGGCGCGGTCGACCCGAGGCAGCAGTTGATCGCCGGTTCGGAGAGCCAGGCCAAGGGCTTCGAGCGGGCGTTCGACAACTTCGCCCGGTGGTGCGCGGCGAACGCCGGGCGCTGCCCGATCGCGCCGGACGCGCGGGGCGCGGTCACCGCCGCGATCGACAAGGCCAACGCCTCGCCGGTGCGGGGCGCGGGCGGTCGGAAGGCCACCGCCGGCTGGGTGTTCTACGCGGTGATCTCCTCGCTCTACACCGAGCAGGGGTGGCAGGAGCTGGCCCGGGCGATCGACGAGTTGCAGGGCGGCGACCCGGCGGGCGTGTTCAAGCTCGCCGACGCGTACGCCGGCCGTGAGGACGACGGGCACTACTCCAACCTGTTCGACGCCAACCTGGCGGTCAACTGCGCCGACGAGTCCGAGAAGCCGACCCGGGAGCAGGTGCGGTCGTTGCAGTCGCAGTGGCGGCAGAAATATCCGCTGTTCGGTCCGGCGCTGGCGGTGGGGATGCTCGGCTGCGTGGAGTGGCCGGGCGGGCGTGATCCGTACCCCACCGGGCGGGCGACCGGCGCGCCGCCGATCCTGGTGGTCGGCACCACCGGCGACCCGGCCACGCCCTACGAGCAGACCGCCGCGCTGGCCTCGATGCTTGGTGTCGGCCGGGTGCTGACGTGGGAGGGCGAGGGGCACACCGCCTATCCGCAGACCCGGTGCGTGACGGCGGCCGTCGACGCGTACCTGATCTCGCTCACCGTCCCCCGGGAGGGGCTGCGCTGCCCCGCCCGGTGA
- a CDS encoding YncE family protein — translation MTPVPSRPPRSRRRAGLAALAALALAVSTPLAAAPAPASAAAALEEVMFVGNNWDGTADVIRSRGDYARIGRIDVIPDRTARLREIYLNPIKLAYFLGIRQGPGEGHDQFVDDMYTTPDGSALVVSRPSFADVVSIDLATGGVRWRFPVSGYRADHMAVSPDGTRVAVSASTSNTVHVLDIRTGVQLGSFGTGDKPHENIFTDGGRRLWNMSIGEVNTDLDAPWLDWTKGDRKITVADTSTFQVVKVIDMRDRLDAAGRRDLSDAVRPAVFTPDGSRLYFQVSFFNGLVEYDVAADRITRVATLPKNPATSEDRTTWVNDSRHHGLSVSPDGSRLCVAGTMDDYATVVDRATLREGTLVPASKPYWATVSGDGRDCVISESGADRVTAISFATGQKVASVPVGDHPQRVRIGHLPEGWTPPAAG, via the coding sequence ATGACCCCCGTGCCATCCCGCCCGCCCCGATCCCGCCGCCGCGCCGGCCTCGCCGCGCTGGCCGCCCTCGCCCTCGCCGTGTCCACCCCGCTGGCCGCGGCGCCCGCGCCCGCCTCGGCCGCCGCCGCGCTCGAGGAGGTGATGTTCGTCGGCAACAACTGGGACGGCACCGCCGACGTCATCCGCTCCCGCGGCGACTACGCCAGGATCGGCCGGATCGACGTGATCCCGGACCGGACCGCGCGGCTGCGCGAGATCTACCTCAACCCGATCAAGCTGGCCTACTTCCTCGGCATCCGGCAGGGCCCGGGGGAGGGCCACGACCAGTTCGTCGACGACATGTACACCACGCCGGACGGCAGCGCCCTGGTCGTGTCCCGGCCCAGCTTCGCCGACGTCGTGTCGATCGACCTGGCCACCGGCGGGGTTCGCTGGCGGTTCCCGGTCTCCGGCTACCGCGCCGACCACATGGCCGTGTCACCGGACGGCACCCGGGTGGCGGTCTCCGCCTCCACCTCGAACACCGTGCACGTGCTGGACATTCGCACCGGGGTGCAGCTCGGCTCGTTCGGCACCGGCGACAAGCCGCACGAGAACATCTTCACCGACGGCGGCCGTCGACTGTGGAACATGTCCATCGGCGAGGTCAACACCGACCTGGACGCGCCCTGGCTCGACTGGACCAAGGGGGACCGGAAGATCACCGTCGCCGACACCAGCACGTTTCAGGTGGTCAAGGTGATCGACATGCGGGACCGGCTGGACGCCGCCGGCCGCCGCGACCTCTCCGACGCGGTCCGCCCGGCGGTGTTCACCCCGGACGGCAGCCGGCTCTACTTCCAGGTGTCGTTCTTCAACGGCCTGGTCGAGTACGACGTGGCCGCCGACCGGATCACCCGGGTCGCCACGCTGCCGAAGAACCCGGCCACCAGCGAGGACCGCACCACCTGGGTGAACGACTCACGCCACCACGGCCTGTCGGTCAGCCCGGACGGGTCGCGGCTCTGCGTCGCCGGCACCATGGACGACTACGCGACCGTGGTCGACCGGGCCACCCTGCGCGAGGGCACGTTGGTGCCGGCCAGCAAGCCCTACTGGGCCACGGTCAGCGGGGACGGCCGGGACTGCGTCATCTCCGAGTCCGGCGCGGACCGGGTCACCGCGATCAGCTTCGCCACCGGCCAGAAGGTCGCCAGCGTTCCGGTCGGCGACCACCCGCAGCGGGTCCGCATCGGGCACCTGCCCGAGGGCTGGACGCCGCCGGCCGCCGGCTGA
- a CDS encoding PucR family transcriptional regulator, which translates to MTRTSNASTFGALLRELAADTVAVDEVASAARTASPEVARLPPGEVRRQVVLLLTSGLGALERHEDPAGRDFTEARRLGADRAAQGISVAGLLRGVQAGRDRAVELVVRHGRAAGIADEVLLEGLLVIGRYAAAVERAVVDGHRAAERELVGGGAAARAGLLRRLLLDGPAGTPPAELTRFGLRPDGRYHCLVATRADPVRSHTLHRQLTRHGGLLGTIEDRLAGLLPRLPGGTPADLLALVAPAQPLERAPAMYALCLAALRTATHRRLRGLRRVTDLAGETALAAQPALAELLRGTLLGALDPADEFHRELAATALAWLDHGQRLDQTAAALHVHPNTVRYRMRRLREVTGGPPVEEGARCTVPETVHWWWALRSWLDGCPAREVTGGGA; encoded by the coding sequence ATGACCCGGACTTCGAACGCCTCCACGTTCGGCGCGCTGCTGCGCGAGCTGGCCGCCGACACGGTCGCCGTGGACGAGGTGGCGTCGGCCGCCCGTACCGCCTCGCCGGAGGTGGCCCGCCTCCCGCCCGGCGAGGTCCGACGCCAGGTGGTCCTGCTGCTCACCAGCGGTCTCGGCGCGCTGGAACGGCACGAGGACCCCGCCGGGCGTGACTTCACCGAGGCCCGCCGGCTGGGCGCCGACCGGGCCGCGCAGGGCATCTCCGTCGCCGGCCTGCTGCGCGGCGTGCAGGCCGGCCGGGACCGGGCGGTGGAACTGGTGGTCCGGCACGGCCGGGCCGCCGGCATCGCCGACGAGGTGCTGTTGGAGGGGCTGCTCGTCATCGGCCGGTACGCCGCCGCGGTGGAGCGGGCGGTGGTGGACGGGCACCGCGCCGCCGAGCGGGAACTGGTCGGCGGTGGCGCCGCGGCCCGGGCCGGGCTGCTGCGCCGGCTGCTGCTCGACGGGCCGGCCGGCACGCCCCCGGCGGAGCTGACCCGGTTCGGCCTCCGGCCGGACGGCCGCTACCACTGCCTGGTCGCCACCCGCGCCGACCCGGTGCGGTCGCACACCCTGCACCGGCAGCTCACCCGGCACGGCGGCCTGCTCGGCACCATCGAGGACCGGCTGGCCGGCCTGCTCCCCCGGTTGCCCGGCGGCACCCCGGCCGACCTGCTGGCCCTGGTGGCGCCGGCGCAGCCGTTGGAGCGGGCCCCGGCGATGTACGCGCTCTGCCTGGCGGCGTTGCGCACCGCCACGCACCGGCGGCTGCGCGGGCTGCGCCGGGTCACCGACCTGGCCGGGGAGACCGCGCTGGCCGCCCAGCCGGCCCTGGCCGAGCTGCTGCGGGGCACGCTGCTCGGCGCGCTCGACCCGGCCGACGAGTTCCACCGGGAACTCGCCGCCACCGCGCTCGCCTGGCTGGACCACGGCCAGCGGCTGGACCAGACCGCCGCCGCGCTGCACGTGCACCCGAACACGGTGCGCTACCGGATGCGCCGGCTCCGGGAGGTCACCGGCGGGCCGCCGGTCGAGGAGGGGGCGCGGTGCACGGTGCCGGAGACCGTGCACTGGTGGTGGGCGTTGCGGAGCTGGTTGGACGGCTGCCCGGCGCGCGAGGTCACCGGCGGCGGCGCCTGA
- a CDS encoding potassium channel family protein, whose protein sequence is MELLLLPFRWIYRGLVWFANSPRTLITSYLLMIVVAGVLYSQAEHKGAADSVWWAVVTASTVGYGDISPTTFAGRFLAALLISTMVLLVIPLITAHFASRLIVDDDAFEHAEQEELKSDVRRLRALVEEMAARQGVVLPEPVRPTPEPAPGDRRIRRRRR, encoded by the coding sequence ATGGAACTTCTGCTGCTGCCGTTCCGCTGGATCTACCGGGGGCTGGTCTGGTTCGCCAACTCGCCGCGGACGCTGATCACCTCGTACCTGTTGATGATCGTGGTGGCCGGCGTGCTCTACAGCCAGGCCGAGCACAAGGGCGCGGCGGACTCGGTCTGGTGGGCGGTGGTGACCGCCTCCACGGTCGGCTACGGCGACATCTCCCCGACCACGTTCGCCGGGCGGTTCCTCGCCGCGCTGCTCATCTCCACCATGGTGCTGCTGGTGATTCCGCTGATCACCGCGCACTTCGCCAGCCGGCTGATCGTCGACGACGACGCGTTCGAGCACGCCGAGCAGGAGGAGCTGAAGTCCGACGTCCGGCGGCTGCGGGCGCTGGTCGAGGAGATGGCCGCCCGGCAGGGCGTGGTGCTGCCCGAGCCGGTTCGTCCGACGCCCGAGCCGGCGCCCGGCGACCGCCGGATCAGGCGCCGCCGCCGGTGA
- a CDS encoding GNAT family N-acetyltransferase → MTDVIFREAVRADLPAVLALLADDVLGRTRDLPEVDEAYERAFADLDADPRNLMIVADDGGELVGCFQITYIPGLGRHGAERSLIEAVRVRSDRRGRGLGGAMMRWAIDQARARGCALVQLTTDKQRADAHRFYRDLGFVASHEGMKLAL, encoded by the coding sequence GTGACCGACGTGATCTTCCGGGAGGCCGTCCGGGCCGACCTGCCCGCCGTGCTCGCCCTGCTCGCCGACGACGTGCTCGGCCGCACCCGCGACCTGCCCGAGGTCGACGAGGCGTACGAGCGGGCGTTCGCCGACCTCGACGCCGACCCGCGCAACCTGATGATCGTCGCCGACGACGGCGGCGAGCTGGTCGGCTGCTTCCAGATCACCTACATCCCCGGTCTGGGCCGGCACGGTGCCGAGCGGTCGCTGATCGAGGCGGTGCGGGTCCGCTCCGACCGGCGCGGTCGCGGGCTGGGCGGGGCGATGATGCGCTGGGCGATCGACCAGGCCCGCGCGCGGGGCTGCGCGCTGGTGCAGCTCACCACCGACAAGCAGCGCGCCGACGCGCACCGGTTCTACCGCGACCTGGGCTTCGTGGCCAGCCACGAGGGGATGAAGCTGGCCCTGTAG
- a CDS encoding ABC transporter ATP-binding protein has translation MTERAVAPSTTTVEDVVRVEGVSRTFGRGEHAVHAVRDVSFTAGRGELVAVRGRSGAGKTTLLNLVGGLDRPDAGRIRVAGHDVTSAGERELLSLRRGTVGFVFQTFGLVPILSAAENVGVPLRLAKVPAAEREQRVAVLLELVGLGAHAAQRPYELSGGQQQRVAVARALANEPDLLIADEPTGQLDSETGRSIMDLLRAVVHARGMTALVATHDPALIELADRTLVLRDGQLVTD, from the coding sequence ATGACCGAGCGGGCCGTGGCGCCGTCGACCACGACGGTCGAGGACGTGGTGCGGGTCGAGGGGGTGAGCCGCACCTTCGGCCGGGGGGAGCACGCGGTGCACGCCGTGCGGGACGTCTCCTTCACCGCCGGTCGCGGTGAGCTGGTCGCGGTCCGCGGCCGGTCGGGTGCCGGCAAGACCACGCTGTTGAACCTGGTCGGCGGCCTGGACCGGCCGGACGCCGGGCGGATCCGGGTGGCCGGGCACGACGTGACCTCGGCGGGGGAGCGGGAGCTGCTGTCGCTGCGCCGGGGCACCGTCGGCTTCGTCTTCCAGACCTTCGGCCTGGTGCCGATCCTGTCCGCGGCGGAGAACGTCGGGGTGCCGCTGCGGCTGGCGAAGGTGCCGGCGGCGGAGCGGGAACAGCGGGTGGCGGTGCTGCTGGAACTGGTCGGGCTGGGCGCGCACGCCGCGCAGCGCCCGTACGAGCTGTCCGGCGGGCAGCAGCAGCGGGTGGCGGTGGCCCGGGCGCTGGCCAACGAGCCGGACCTGCTCATCGCCGACGAGCCGACCGGGCAGCTCGACTCGGAGACCGGACGCTCGATCATGGACCTGCTCCGTGCGGTGGTGCACGCCCGGGGGATGACCGCGCTGGTCGCGACGCACGATCCGGCGCTGATCGAGCTGGCCGACCGCACCCTCGTCCTGCGGGACGGTCAGTTGGTGACCGACTGA
- a CDS encoding ABC transporter ATP-binding protein, with translation MTATAEAAPDLAALQRRAAERAAERAGGRDRLRGHIVCDGLVRIFKTEGVEVVALQGLDLVIDRGELVAIVGASGSGKSTLLNILSGLDTPTAGIARVAEYDLLALSHKKRLAYRREMVGFIWQQTGRNLLPYLTAVENVELPMKLAGRGGGRRERRERALRLLDMVGVGHCADRRPGQMSGGEQQRCAVAVAVANDPEILFADEPTGELDEATGAEVFAALRTINAELGVTIVVVTHDHAVAGQVRRTVAIRDGRTASEVRRTARTTADGGTELVSEEYAVLDRTGRMQLPAPFVEALSLRDRVRLNLEPDHVEVRPGDRAHAEESE, from the coding sequence ATGACCGCGACCGCGGAGGCTGCGCCGGACCTGGCCGCCCTGCAACGACGTGCCGCCGAGCGCGCCGCCGAACGGGCCGGCGGCCGGGACCGGCTGCGCGGGCACATCGTCTGCGACGGCCTGGTGCGCATCTTCAAGACCGAGGGCGTCGAGGTGGTCGCCCTGCAGGGCCTCGACCTGGTGATCGACCGGGGCGAGCTGGTCGCGATCGTGGGCGCCTCCGGCTCGGGCAAGTCCACCCTGCTCAACATCCTGTCCGGGTTGGACACGCCGACCGCCGGCATCGCCCGGGTCGCCGAGTACGACCTGCTCGCCCTGTCGCACAAGAAGCGGTTGGCCTACCGGCGGGAGATGGTCGGCTTCATCTGGCAGCAGACCGGCCGCAACCTGCTGCCGTACCTGACCGCGGTGGAGAACGTCGAGCTGCCGATGAAGCTGGCCGGCCGGGGCGGCGGCCGGCGGGAGCGGCGGGAGCGGGCGCTGCGCCTGCTCGACATGGTCGGGGTCGGCCACTGCGCGGACCGGCGGCCAGGCCAGATGAGCGGCGGCGAGCAGCAGCGGTGTGCGGTGGCCGTGGCGGTGGCCAACGACCCGGAGATCCTCTTCGCCGACGAGCCGACCGGCGAGCTGGACGAGGCGACCGGCGCGGAGGTCTTCGCCGCGCTGCGCACCATCAATGCCGAGCTGGGCGTGACCATCGTGGTGGTCACCCACGACCACGCCGTGGCCGGTCAGGTCCGCCGGACCGTCGCCATCCGCGACGGCCGGACCGCCTCCGAGGTACGCCGGACCGCGCGGACCACCGCGGACGGCGGCACCGAGCTGGTCAGCGAGGAGTACGCGGTGCTCGACCGCACCGGCCGGATGCAGTTGCCGGCGCCGTTCGTGGAGGCGCTGTCGCTGCGCGACCGGGTGCGGCTCAACCTGGAACCCGACCACGTCGAGGTGCGCCCCGGCGACCGGGCGCACGCCGAGGAGAGTGAGTGA
- a CDS encoding FtsX-like permease family protein, whose amino-acid sequence MTLSGAAGRVRAYGGQFLLLAVLTVVTALLITGVPRVADRLTGQGLREYVANQPAALRDLTYAQAPTTFPSTQQPVVAAQSGQLDTISDRMPGAVREAIGQRWYAADTTPGRLRGPTLSADKGLIDLVLRTGGGLREAATLTGGRWPERGVAASGAVEVALSDAVARSLGVAPGDRFSLSMLDPTDPTGRPTRSRPVELVGVWRPNDPGDGVWDGLPSMLRLTPPEGDGDPFVAVGYTAEAGVDAAAAVGWPVSFTWRYRIAPERLDPGRLDALIAGLDGLERVRPASVRLTQGVDVALRRFADAYAAARTLLAVIAAGLLATLAGLSLLAARLAARRRRAEFHLIRARGGSTGALLRRGLAESALVLPAAAGIGWLLGGLLPGTGTSARWVLLAALLVTALPPLAALAVGRGAAGRSDLGGRSPAVRLTVEVVVLGVAVLGAFLLRRRGLVAGSVDPLLVSVPVLLAVAAALLALRAYPWPLRLLSRATVRARGSVAFLGTARAGRAASTGPLVVVVLAVATAAFCGVVATGIEAGRDTAAARAVPGDVLVGGERFAPDTATQLAALPGVRAVAPLLTVPAERPLADRVGRPTPIRELRVLLVDAAGFAEVARRAGVPASVPDALLAGGDGSTPLPAVVSPTIAGELADAGLADGEGRRPAWLDVQGNRLPVRVAATVDGFALVDRDVDRFVVLPWPALPADAVHPLAPTGFVLAGPGVDTAEVNRVAVEGQRRYLRIGTVDTGDKARAPEVTSRSEVRAELGGSGVNGLLVFGFALGAGGGAVLGLLGLAFAVLAGARSRGQVLSRLRTMGLSRRQWRGLLLVELTPLVLVSVLTGAVVGALLPLLLTPVLGLPAFTGGVGVRPRFEPGLVAGVSALALLALGFAITVEAVNNRRMRLGEVLRLGEES is encoded by the coding sequence ATGACGCTGTCAGGTGCCGCCGGCCGGGTCCGGGCGTACGGGGGGCAGTTCCTGCTGCTCGCCGTCCTGACCGTGGTGACCGCGCTGCTGATCACCGGGGTGCCGCGGGTCGCCGACCGGCTCACCGGTCAGGGGCTGCGGGAGTACGTCGCGAACCAGCCGGCCGCCCTGCGTGACCTCACGTACGCCCAGGCGCCGACCACGTTCCCGTCGACCCAGCAGCCCGTCGTGGCCGCCCAGTCGGGTCAGCTCGACACGATCTCCGACCGGATGCCCGGCGCGGTGCGGGAGGCGATCGGGCAGCGCTGGTACGCCGCGGACACGACCCCGGGCCGGCTGCGCGGTCCGACGCTCTCCGCCGACAAGGGGCTGATCGACCTGGTCCTGCGCACCGGCGGCGGCCTGCGTGAGGCGGCCACCCTGACCGGCGGGCGGTGGCCGGAACGGGGCGTCGCCGCCTCCGGCGCGGTCGAGGTGGCGCTCTCCGACGCCGTGGCGCGGAGCCTGGGCGTCGCCCCCGGCGACCGGTTCAGCCTGTCGATGCTGGACCCGACCGACCCGACCGGCCGTCCGACGCGGTCCCGGCCGGTCGAGCTGGTCGGGGTGTGGCGGCCGAACGACCCGGGCGACGGGGTGTGGGACGGGCTGCCGTCGATGCTGCGGCTCACCCCGCCGGAGGGCGACGGCGACCCGTTCGTCGCGGTCGGCTACACCGCCGAGGCCGGGGTGGACGCCGCCGCCGCGGTCGGCTGGCCGGTGAGCTTCACCTGGCGCTACCGGATCGCACCGGAGCGGCTCGACCCGGGCCGGCTCGACGCGCTGATCGCCGGCCTCGACGGGCTGGAGCGGGTCCGGCCCGCCTCGGTCCGGCTGACCCAGGGCGTGGACGTCGCGTTGCGTCGCTTCGCCGACGCGTACGCCGCCGCCCGCACGCTGCTCGCGGTGATCGCCGCCGGGCTGCTCGCCACGCTGGCCGGGTTGTCCCTGCTGGCCGCCCGGCTGGCCGCACGTCGGCGGCGCGCGGAGTTCCACCTGATCCGGGCGCGGGGCGGTTCGACGGGGGCGCTGCTGCGCCGGGGCCTGGCCGAGTCGGCGCTGGTGCTGCCGGCCGCGGCCGGGATCGGCTGGCTGCTCGGCGGCCTGCTGCCCGGCACCGGGACGTCGGCGCGGTGGGTGCTGCTGGCCGCGCTGCTGGTCACCGCGCTCCCGCCGTTGGCGGCGCTGGCCGTCGGCCGGGGCGCCGCCGGCCGGTCCGACCTCGGCGGCCGGTCGCCGGCGGTCCGGCTCACCGTCGAGGTGGTGGTGCTCGGGGTGGCCGTGCTGGGGGCGTTCCTGCTGCGCCGGCGCGGGCTCGTCGCCGGGTCGGTGGATCCGCTGCTGGTGTCGGTGCCGGTGCTGCTGGCGGTGGCCGCGGCGTTGCTGGCGCTGCGCGCGTACCCGTGGCCGTTGCGGCTGCTGAGTCGCGCCACGGTCCGGGCGCGGGGCAGCGTCGCGTTCCTCGGCACCGCCCGCGCCGGCCGGGCCGCCAGCACCGGGCCGCTGGTCGTGGTGGTGCTGGCGGTCGCCACCGCGGCGTTCTGCGGGGTGGTGGCGACCGGCATCGAGGCCGGCCGGGACACCGCCGCGGCCCGCGCGGTGCCCGGGGACGTGCTGGTCGGCGGCGAACGGTTCGCGCCGGACACCGCCACCCAACTGGCCGCGCTGCCCGGGGTCCGGGCGGTGGCCCCGCTGCTGACCGTGCCGGCCGAGCGCCCGTTGGCCGACCGGGTGGGCCGGCCGACCCCGATCCGGGAGTTGCGGGTGCTGCTGGTCGACGCCGCCGGCTTCGCCGAGGTGGCCCGCCGCGCCGGCGTACCGGCGAGCGTGCCGGATGCGCTGCTGGCCGGCGGCGACGGCAGCACCCCGTTGCCGGCGGTGGTCTCCCCGACGATCGCCGGGGAGTTGGCCGACGCGGGGCTCGCCGACGGCGAGGGTCGCCGTCCCGCCTGGCTGGACGTGCAGGGCAACCGGCTGCCGGTGCGGGTCGCCGCCACGGTCGACGGGTTCGCGCTCGTCGACCGCGACGTCGACCGGTTCGTGGTGTTGCCCTGGCCGGCGCTGCCGGCCGACGCCGTGCACCCGCTCGCTCCGACCGGCTTCGTGCTGGCCGGGCCCGGCGTGGACACCGCCGAGGTGAACCGGGTGGCGGTCGAGGGGCAGCGGCGCTACCTGCGGATCGGCACGGTGGACACCGGGGACAAGGCCCGCGCGCCGGAGGTGACCAGCCGGTCCGAGGTCCGCGCCGAGCTGGGCGGCAGCGGGGTGAACGGGCTGCTGGTCTTCGGGTTCGCGCTCGGCGCCGGCGGTGGCGCGGTGCTGGGCCTGCTCGGCTTGGCGTTCGCGGTGCTCGCCGGGGCCCGCTCCCGGGGTCAGGTGCTGTCCCGGCTGCGCACCATGGGCCTGTCCCGCCGGCAGTGGCGCGGGCTGCTGCTGGTCGAGCTGACCCCGCTGGTGCTGGTGTCGGTGCTCACCGGCGCGGTGGTGGGCGCGCTGCTGCCGTTGCTGCTCACCCCGGTGCTCGGCCTGCCCGCGTTCACCGGCGGGGTGGGCGTGCGTCCCCGTTTCGAACCCGGCCTGGTGGCCGGGGTGTCGGCCCTGGCCCTGCTGGCCCTCGGCTTCGCGATCACCGTGGAGGCCGTGAACAACCGCCGGATGCGCCTCGGTGAGGTGCTGCGGCTCGGAGAGGAGAGCTGA